A region of Larimichthys crocea isolate SSNF chromosome X, L_crocea_2.0, whole genome shotgun sequence DNA encodes the following proteins:
- the LOC104930036 gene encoding MORN repeat-containing protein 4, which translates to MTLTRGSFSYSNGEEYHGEWKEGLRHGLGQLTFSDGTCYTGQFENGLFNGCGILVFPDGSRYEGEFVQGKFQGAGIFTRFDGMRFEGEFKSGCVDGYGVLAFPDGGPGGGGTSHEGLFETNELMRRENSQGAVQRAQAAATKARALAM; encoded by the exons ATGACCCTGACACGAGGCTCCTTCAGCTACTCCAATGGCGAAGAATATCATGGCGAATGGAAAGAAG gtctgcGTCATGGCCTGGGTCAGCTGACTTTCAGTGATGGGACGTGCTACACGGGGCAGTTTGAGAACGGCCTCTTCAATGGCTGTGGGATACTGGTCTTCCCTGATGGATCCAG gtatgaAGGTGAATTTGTTCAGGGAAAATTCCAAGGTGCTGGCATCTTCACTCGCTTCGATGGGATGAGGTTTGAGGGAGAGTTTAAAAGCGGATGTGTGGATGGCTACG GAGTACTAGCATTTCCAGACGGAGGCCCTGGCGGCGGTGGCACGAGCCATGAAGGCCTGTTTGAGACTAACGAGCTGATGAGGAGGGAAAACAGCCAGGGAGCTGTGCAGAGAGCGCAGGCAGCAGCCACCAAGGCCAGAGCTCTGGCCATGTGA